The segment CGTCGACGTTGGTGTGCAGGCGCTCGTCGGTGGGCACCCAGCCGCGGTCGACGGTGACACCGACCTCCTCGAAGCCGTTGCCGTTGCCGTTCGGGCCTCGGCCGACCGCCACGAGGACGAGGTCGGTCTCGATGGTCTTGCCGTCCTCGAGGGTCACGATCACGCCGGAGTCGGTCTGCTCGACACCGGAGAACTTGGTGCCGGTCTTGAAGGCGATCTTGCGCTTGCGGAACGCGCGCTCGAGGTTCTTCGAGAGCGTCGGGTCCTCGAGGGGCACGAGCGTGGGGAGGGCCTCGATGATCGTGACGTCGGCCCCGAAGGACTTCCAGACGGAGGCGAACTCGACGCCGATGACGCTGCCGCCGATGATCACGACACGCTCGGGGACCTCGCTCATCGTGAGGGCCTCCTCGCTCGTGACGACGCGACCGCCGATCTCGAGACCGGGCAGGCTGCGGGCGTAGGAGCCGGTCGCCAGCACGACGTTCTTGCCGGTGTACCGCTGGCCGTCGACCTCGACGGTGTCCTTGGCAACGAGCACGCCCTCGCCCTCGACGACCGTGATGCCGCCGGACTTGATGAGGCCCTGCAGACCCTTGTAGAGACGGTCGATGACGCCGTCCTTGTAGGCGTTGACGGCGGCCATGTCGATGCCCTCGAACGTGGCCTTGACGCCGTAGTTCTCGCTGTGGCGGGTCTCGTCGGCGACCTCGGCCGAGTGCAGGAGCGCCTTGGTGGGGATGCAGCCGTTGTGCAGGCAGGTTCCCCCGACCTTGCCCTTCTCGATCAGCGCGACGCTGAGGCCGAGCTGCACCGCGCGGAGGGCGCAGGCGTAGCCGCCGCTGCCGCCGCCCAGGATGACGATGTCGAAGGTGTTCTGGTCGCCCGGGCTGTCCGCCACAGTGTCCTCCCGCGTGGATGAGTCGTTCTCCGTCATCTTGTCACCCTCGCGTGCGACCGCACCACGGGGGGAGCGACCGGCGAGTAGGTTGCGGTGTGACCCGTGGGGCGCCGCCCGACGACCTGCCGCGCGGGTCCCTGCGCGATTCTCCCGGTCGTCCACCAGTCGTCGGGCAGAATGTCGCCATGGCTCTGTTCGGCCGCCGACGCGGCAGCTCCGATCGTCGCGCGACGCGTGACGACATGGCCACGCTGCGCGCCTGGGCGGGGGAGCGTGACGGCGTCGAGGCGTACGT is part of the Aeromicrobium sp. Leaf245 genome and harbors:
- the lpdA gene encoding dihydrolipoyl dehydrogenase — translated: MTENDSSTREDTVADSPGDQNTFDIVILGGGSGGYACALRAVQLGLSVALIEKGKVGGTCLHNGCIPTKALLHSAEVADETRHSENYGVKATFEGIDMAAVNAYKDGVIDRLYKGLQGLIKSGGITVVEGEGVLVAKDTVEVDGQRYTGKNVVLATGSYARSLPGLEIGGRVVTSEEALTMSEVPERVVIIGGSVIGVEFASVWKSFGADVTIIEALPTLVPLEDPTLSKNLERAFRKRKIAFKTGTKFSGVEQTDSGVIVTLEDGKTIETDLVLVAVGRGPNGNGNGFEEVGVTVDRGWVPTDERLHTNVDGVYAVGDLVPGLQLAHRGFAHGIFVAEEIAGLNPQPVLDPGIPRVTYCDPELASVGITEPQAKEKYGDDNVETVEYNLGGNGKSQILGTAGVIKLVREKDGPIVGVHMIGARYGEQVGEASLIVNWEAYPEDVAQLIHAHPTQNEALGEAALALAGKPLHSHA